The Rhodocyclaceae bacterium genome includes a window with the following:
- a CDS encoding ribose-phosphate pyrophosphokinase encodes MAYDRLMVFSGSASHKLAEGVVRHLNIHLGRASVGRFSDGETMVELLENVRGKDVFVLQSTCSPANDNLMELMAMVDALKRSSAARVTAAIPYFGYARQDRRPRSARVPITAKVVANMLQSVGVDRVLTMDLHADQIQGFFDIPVDNIYGLPILLGDVWKRDYQNLCVVSPDTGGVVRARAMASRLEADLVIIDKRRPKANVSEVMNIIGDVQGRTCVIVDDMVDTAGTLVKAAQALKHAGAARVAAYCTHAVLSGPAIERISGTDDLDELVVTDTIPLSEAARNCGDRIRQLSVASLLAETILRVSNEDSVSSLFMD; translated from the coding sequence ATGGCCTATGACCGGTTGATGGTTTTCTCGGGTTCTGCCAGCCACAAGCTGGCCGAAGGCGTGGTGCGCCACCTGAACATCCATCTCGGGCGCGCCAGCGTCGGCAGGTTCAGCGATGGCGAGACCATGGTCGAACTGCTCGAGAACGTCCGTGGCAAGGACGTGTTCGTGCTGCAGTCGACCTGCTCGCCCGCGAACGACAACCTGATGGAACTGATGGCGATGGTCGATGCGCTGAAGCGCTCGTCGGCCGCGCGGGTCACCGCCGCCATCCCGTATTTCGGATACGCCCGGCAGGACCGCCGGCCGCGTTCGGCGCGGGTGCCGATCACCGCGAAGGTGGTGGCCAACATGCTGCAAAGCGTCGGCGTCGACCGCGTGCTCACGATGGACCTGCACGCCGACCAGATCCAGGGGTTCTTCGATATCCCGGTCGACAACATCTACGGCCTGCCGATCCTGCTCGGCGATGTGTGGAAGCGCGATTACCAGAATCTGTGCGTGGTCTCGCCGGATACCGGCGGCGTGGTGCGCGCCCGCGCGATGGCCAGCCGGCTCGAAGCCGACCTGGTGATCATCGACAAGCGCCGGCCGAAGGCCAACGTGTCCGAGGTGATGAACATCATCGGCGACGTACAGGGGCGTACCTGCGTGATCGTCGACGACATGGTCGATACCGCCGGGACGCTGGTGAAGGCGGCGCAGGCACTCAAGCACGCCGGCGCGGCGCGCGTCGCCGCCTACTGCACGCATGCCGTGCTCTCCGGCCCGGCGATCGAGCGTATCTCCGGTACCGACGACCTCGACGAACTCGTGGTCACCGATACCATCCCGCTGTCCGAGGCGGCACGCAACTGCGGCGACCGCATCCGCCAGTTGTCGGTTGCCTCGCTGCTCGCGGAGACGATCCTGCGCGTCAGCAACGAGGATTCGGTCAGTTCGCTGTTCATGGACTGA